Genomic window (Deinococcus arcticus):
CCTTCCAGACTGACCTGGAAAAGCAGGGCGTGGCCAGAGACGTGGTGGTCATGGGCTTTTCCGAGTTTGGCCGCCGGGTGGCCGAAAATGGCAGTGCCGGCACCGACCACGGCAAGGGCAGTGTGATGTTCGCGCTGGGTCAGGGGGTCAAGGGCGGCGTTCACGGCAGCAGCCCGGATCTGGAAAAGCTCTCGGACGGCGACATCATGTACAAGCAGGATTTCCGGGGCGTGTACGCCGAGGCCCTGACCAAGTGGCTGAACCTGAATGCCCGAGAGATTCTGGGCGGCTCGTTTACCGGCCCCAGCTGGCTGGCATGACGCCCAGCCTGCGCGTGGCGGCCGGGGTGCTGGGGGCGCTGGTGCTGGCGGCCCCCGCGCTGGTCAGTCCGGCGCTGGCCCTGCCCAAATACCGCACGCAGGCCGCGCCGCAGCTGCACCTGACAGAAGGCAACGCGCTGTGGGCCCTGGACCGCCGGGTGATGCCCTGCACCTACTGCCACGTGGACCCCACCGGCGGGCCGGCCTGGAACCCGTTTGGGCAGGCGTTGCAGCAGACCTTTGCCACGGAGGCAGCGGCCGGGCGCCACCTGACCTTTCCCCAGGCGCTCCACACGCTGCTGGCGGCGGGCACGGACGCCGATGAAGACAGGTATGCGGACGCCCTGGAGGTCTTCGCGAAAACGCTCCCCGGTGACCCCGACAGCAAGCCTGAAACCCCAGTGGACGAACTGACCACAGCCTTTGAGAAAGCTGGCGGAGTGACCCAGTACCAACCACTCAAAAAGCCAAAATAAAAAAGCCGCCTTCTTCGGCGGTGATAGAAACAAGATAGCGCGGTATGCACGGAGCGTCAAGCCCAGCCGGCGAGCCTGAAAGACTGCGTTCTGTACAACAAATTTTGGGGGCCACTTCTGGGAGTGCTGCATACCCGCCCATCCCTGGGGAAGTGACCCCATCCTGCAGTCCAAAACAAAAAACCCGCCTTCTTCGGCGGTGATAAAAACAGAATAGCGCGGTATGCAGCCCAGGTCAACCCCCGCCACCTGCCCGGAAAAATACCCGCCCACACGCTCTAAAAATGAGGTGTGGGCGGGGGCGCTCTGCAGTCAGCCCAGCACTTTTTCCCAGGTGATCCACATGCGCTCTGTGCGGTAGCCCAGGCGGGTGTTCACGCGCAGCATGGGCAGATTCAGGACCGTGCCGCCGGTCCCCGCGTGGGTGTGCCCTTCCCCCTTTGCCCAGGCCAGCGCATAGGCCTTCAGGGCCGTCGCCACGCCGCGCCCCCGGTGCTCTGGGTGGGTCACGGTGTCTTCCGAATCCACCTCGGGGCCGCGCAGGCTCAGGCGGGTCAGGGCCACCATTTCACCCCGGAAACGGGTCACAAACGCCGCTTCTTCGCGGCGAATGGTGCCGCGCAGGGTGTCACGGGTCAGAGGGTCGGGCGTGGTCGTGGGATTGCGGGGCCGGTCGCTGAGCCCCAGTTCGTGCAGGGCAAACAGCGCGTCCCAGTCAGCCTCGGGGGCGTCCGGTGAAAGGCGCTCGGGCTCGTAGCCGGCCAGGAACAGCCGCTCCTGCAAGGGCTCGAACGCCGCCGGGTTAAAGGCCGTCAGGTCCAGGTGGGCGCCCCACGACTGCCACGCGTTGCGAAAACCCGCCGCCTGAAAAAACGTCATCTGCTCGGTAAAGTCCTCTCGCGTCACGCCCAGCACGCGGGCGAATCCGGCCGGCACCTCGGCCAGCAGCGCCAGGGTCAGGGCGGTAAACGCGTCGCCGTCTCCGGCGAGGTCCAGCCGCAGGGCATCGGGCACGCCGGCGCCAAATGGGGCCAGCCGCGCGGTGGCGATCACCTGACCGTGCTGCTCGGCCACCAGGCGGGTGGGCGGCGTGACTTCTCGAAACAGCTCGGGCGTGTAGGTCCAGTGGCCGCGCACGCTGTCGGTCACCAGCCTGGCCACGTCGGCGGCGTCGCTCTGGCGAAAGGCGCGGAGGGTCGGCAGGTGGGCGGTGGGGTGGAGCGCGTGGGTCATGGGGCTATGGTGCGTGGCCTACCCCCTGTTCCGCGAACTCCCCCGCTAGGCCATCTGGCGCATCGGCTGCATATACGCCCGTCAGAAAACCTCAGATGCCCCTGCCCACCGCCGCCCCAGGCCATACAGCCCGATTCATACTCACCTCACATTCACAGATTGACTTGACATCATTCTGCCTGGGCCGTATTCTGTTGTCACCGGAATGGAAGCGCCGTGGCGTGCTTGTGGTCCAGGACGGATACGGTTCAAGTTCGGCCTCTTTTTCCGCCCCACCCCTGCTGGTGGGGCGCTTTTGCGCTGTTCCCGGCTGTGTTAACGCTGCTGCCCTAAGTGTCCAGAGGACACATACTCGCGCCGGGGTAGGATGAACAGCATGTCCTCTGACGTGTCGCAGCTGAGCGTGAACACCATCCGCACCCTGAGCATTGACGCCGTGCAGGCCGCCAACAGTGGTCACCCCGGCGCGCCGCTGGGGGCCGCTCCCATGGCCTACGTGCTGTGGCAGGACTTTCTGCGCTTCAACCCGCAGCACCCCGAATGGGCCGGGCGCGACCGTTTCGTGCTGTCGGCCGGGCACGCCAGCATGCTGATTTACAGCCTGCTGCACCTCACCGGCTATGACATGCCCCTTGAGGACCTGAAGAACTTCCGCCAGTGGGGCAGCAAAACCCCCGGGCACCCCGAGTTCTTCCATACCCCCGGCCTGGACGCCACCACCGGGCCGCTGGGCCAGGGCGCCGCGATGACCGTGGGCATGGCGATGGCCGAGGCCCACCTGGCCGCGCGCTACAACCGCGGCGGCTTCCCCATCTTCAACAACCACACCTACGCGGTGCTGGGCGACGGGGACCTGCAAGAAGGCGTGAACCACGAAGCCGCCGCCCTGGCCGGTCACCTGCGCCTGAACAAGCTGATCTGGCTGCACGACGACAACCAGATTCAGCTGGACACCCCCACCAGCAAGGCCGAAAGTGACGATGTGGCCGCGCGCTACGTGTCGTATGGCTGGAACGTGCTGAAGGTGGCCGATGGCAACGACCTGGACCAGATTCGCGCCGCCATCCGGGAAGCCCAGACCAGCGACCGCCCCACCCTGATTCAGGTGCGCACCGTGATTGGCTTTGGCAGCCCCCGCGCCGGCACCAGCAAGGCCCACGGCGAGCCGCTGGGCGCCGAGGGCGTGGCGACCACCAAGCAGGCCCTGGGCTGGGACTACCCCGCCTTTACCGTGCCGGGAGAAGTGGCGGCCCACATGAACGCCCGTGAATGCGGCGCCGCGCTGGAAGCCGAGTGGAACGCCCTGATGGACGGCTACCGCGCCGCGCACCCTGAACTGGGCGCCGAAGTGGACGCCCTGCTGGCCCGCGACCTGCCCGCCACACTGGCCGACGCCCTGCCCAGCTACGAGGTGGGGGGCAAGGCGGTCGCCACCCGCAACGCCAGCGGTGAGGTGATTAACGCCCTGGCCAAGGTGGTGCCGGGGCTGATGGGCGGCAGCGCCGACCTGTCGGGCAGCACCAAGACCACCATCAAGGATGGCGGCGAGATGCAGGCGGACGCGATGGGCGGGCGCAACGTGCTGTTCGGCGTGCGCGAGTTCGGCATGGCGGCCGCCGCCAACGGCCTGAGCCTGTACGGCGGCCTGCGCCCAATGGTCGGCACCTTCCTGGTGTTTGCCGATTACCTGAAACCGGCCTTCCGCCTCTCGGCCATTCAGATGCAGCCCGTGACCTATGTGCTCACCCACGACTCCATTGGTCTGGGCGAGGACGGCCCCACCCACCAGCCCATTGACCAGATCGCCATGCTGCGCGCGGTGCCCGGCGCCCACGTGATCCGCCCCGCCGACGCCAACGAAACGGCCGCTGCGTGGCAGATGGCCCTGGAATACGACAAGGGCCCCACCGCCATTGCCCTGTCCCGCCAGGACCTGCCGATTCTGCCGCGCAACCATGCGGGCGTGAAGAAGGGCGCCTATGTGGTCCGTGACGCCGAGGGGGCGGCCCAGGTCATCCTGATCGCATCGGGCAGCGAGGTCAGCCTCGCCCTGGACGCCGCCGAGGCCCTGAGTGGGGAAGGCATTGCCGCCCGCGTGGTGTCCATGCCCTGCATGGAAGTGTTCCGCGCCCAGGAGCGCTCCTACCGCGACTCCGTGCTGACGCCGGGCGTCAAGCGCGTGGCCCTTGAAGCCGCCAGTAAGGCCCCCTGGTACGAATGGGTGGGTCTGGAGGGGGCCGTGATTGGCATGGACACCTTCGGCGCCAGCGCGCCCGCCAGCGTGCTGTTCGAGAAGTTCGGCTTCAGCGTGCAGAACGTGGTGAAGGTGGTCAGGGGCGTACTGTAAAAAGAGAGGCACTGACAGGGAAGCTGAGGTAAATACCTCAGCTTCCCTGTCGCTCTGAATATCCAGCCTACATCGACATCATGATGATCAGGACTTGGCCCTTCCATTGCGCCGCGAACAACGGAATAAGCGAAGCAGAAAGCAGCTCGTCAACATTTACCTGCTCACCACTCTCAAAGAAAGTCTTAATGTCTATTCCGGCTCGCATAAAAAGTGTATTTATTTCAGGCTGTGTGTCAGAAAAGGAATAGGATCTTTGGGGAAGCCGATCTTTATAAGGTAAAACGGCATAAAACTTATAATCTATTGGACCAGGAGCTGTAGTGTTCCGGCCTAACTGCTCATAGAGCCATGTGATCTGGTCTACATCTGGCAGTCGTAACTGCTGACCGATAATTCCTCCCTTATAAATGGTGAGCGGCTTCATTTTAACCTCCGCATTCTGGACTTTTTCCCCAGAGTCTGCTCTATAAGAGCAGCTGGGAATAATGGTCACAGCAAGTAATACAATCATTATAAAGCTCATATTTATCTCGGGTTGGGTGGAGTGAATCGAGGAGGAGAAGACTGATTCATTTGTTGAGAGCCAATTCCGGCGGCGTCTATCGAAAAGGTGATCCACCTTTTGGCATGGCCATAGTTAATGCACTCCCTTCCCGATCCAGTAATTTCGAAGCGTCCGTTGACCGAATCGCCGGTGCCAGTTGCAAGGTCCATGCTTCTGGGATTAAAGTTATACATGTCCTGTACTTTGATCTTTATTGTTGCTCCAACTTCAAATTTTCCCTTTGAGTTATATGTGAATGACCAGTAAACATCTGCCCACAGTGGGTGAGCTCCGAGTGCTTTCTGCCAGTTTTCAGTTGCGGGGTATGGATATCTCGCATCACCTGCACCCACAAACAAAAGAGGAGTTGAGCCAGACATTGTGTATTTTTTCTTGTGTTTTAGATTAGGAGTCTTCAGCATTTTATCAATGATGGCATTACCTATATCGCTCACAAGTGAATTATAGACTCGCTTGCCAGCCGGATCATTTTTGAAGAAGCGCTCGTACCCTATGTCACGCGATTTACCCGATCCTGCCAGGAAATGCATATATGCCGAGACAGCATCAATAAGATCAGGGCGAAGGACAAGGGCAGCTTGCGCTTTCGCTTTCCAAGTTAGTTTATTTTTGTAGTCCCCCAATGTGGGTTTTTGCATCTTACTCAAATCCAACTCCCCGTCTTTTCCTTGCAGGAAGCCGTGATCGAATTTTAAATTCGCTGGTTTTCCCTTGTTCAAGGGTTGCATCTCGAAATAAGTATAGGTCTGCGGCTGATTAGCCAGCGGGTTGACATTGTTGCGATTCGCACTGGCTTGACGCAGTTGCGGGCCAGCCTGACGTTGCAGCGCTGAAGAGGTGGACCCAGAAGCCGTGGTACTCAGACGAGTGAATACAGGCACTCTCCGGTAGGGCGCTGCCAATCTGGCCCCCATCGCCCGGGCTTCAGCCTCTAAGCCAGCATCAGGGTCCACGCCTGGCCCCACCCGCCCCTGAGACTGCTGCACGGTATGCGTCACTTCATGCGCCAGCAGTTCCAGGCCGCTCTGGCTGTTGGGATTGAACTTCCCACTCTGGAAAAAGATGTCACTCCCGGTGGTGAACGCCAGGGCGTTCACGCTCCTGGCCAGCGTATCCGCCTCCACATCATCATGAATCCGCACTCTGGACAGATCATGGTTCAGGCCCTGTTCCAGATGCCGCTGAATGCTTTCTGGCAACGGATTCCCACTGCCCCGTTTCGCTTGAATCCGCTGGAGAACGGGTTGCGTCGCTTCCGCGTCCAGTTCCGCCAGTTGCCGCTGCAAGGTCTGCCGTTGAGCGAAAGTCGCTGTCTGCTGCGCTTCGACTTCATGTCGTTGAATCGCGGTCGCTACCGCCCGTTGCAGGACGGCCAGCGACTACCTCGCCATCGTCAATCCCGGGCACGCCGTCGATGTCGTTGAATCGCGGTCGCTACCGCCCGTTGCAGGGCCAGCCGTTCGCCTGCGGGCACCATGCCCAGCACCACGCGAGACACCGGGGCGCTGATCGCATGGCGCTGCAAGCTCGCCAAGTGTTCGCCGTAGGTGTCATAGCGGCTCTGTGCTGGGCCTCGGTCGGCACGGAAGCCCTGCACCAGGGTGTTCGCCACCTGTCGCTGCAGGGCGGTGAACTGCGCGTACTGCCGCGTGTCCAGCGCCTGGCCTTCGACCTGTTCGGCCTGATGCCGCATCACCGTGACCCAGTCAGCAGGACTCTGAGGCCTGGCCGGGACGGGCGGGGCCGGTCGCTGAACAGGGGCGGCCACGTCCGGCAACGCGGCTAGCTGCTCACGCACCGCCTGCCGCTGAATGGCAAGCCGTGCCACCTCCTGCTGTTCCAGCCCTGAGGCCCGCAACACTGGCCCCGCTGCCTGCCGTTGCAGGCCTGCAGGGCGCTGAAGGAACCGTGCCATTTGCCGCTACAGGGCCAACTGTGGGTCGGTCGGCCCACCTTCAAGCATGAGATGACGCGCTTGAGATGGACGAATCTGGGAACGCTGGCGCTGGTACTCCATCGGGCCTCCTGCACCTCAGCGTAGACACCGGGTCAGTGATGCACTGCCCAGGTTGTGCCTCTGCCCTGCCATGTCCACTTCAAGACACCGGCCGCTCGTGGCCCACGGCTTCACCCATGGCCTGTTCCAGAGCTGCGTAGGCCCCTCCCTGGCGGCGCAGCGCCTCTGGGGGACCGTCCTCCACAATCTGCCCGCCACGCAGCACCACCACCCGGTCGGCGGTGCGGGCCAGACTCAGGCGGTGGGTCACGATCAGGGCGGTGCGGCCCCGCATCAGCGCCTGCAGGGCGGCCACCACCTGCACCTCGCTCTGGGCGTCCACAGCGCTGGTGGGTTCGTCCAGCAGCAGCACGGTGGGCTGGGCCAGCAGGGTGCGGGCAATGGACAGGCGCTGGCGTTGCCCCCCCGAGAGCTTCACCCCGCGTTCGCCCACCACAGTGTTCAGGCCGTTGGGCAGGGCCTGTACAAAGGCCAGGGCGTGGGCGGCCTGCAGCGCGGCGTGGACCTCGGCGTCGGTGGCGCCCGGGCGGGCGTAGCGCACGTTGGCGGCCACCGTGTCGTGAAACAGGAAGGTGTCCTGCGCCATGACGGCCGCGTGGGTGCGCAGGCTGCTCAGGGTGAGGTCACGCAGGTCCACCCCGTCCAGGGTTACGCGGCCGGCCTGCGGGTCGTGGGTGCGGGTCAGCAGGCCCAGCAGCGTGCTCTTGCCTGCCCCGGATTCGCCCAGCAGGGCCACCCGCTGCCCAGCCGGAATGGTCAGGTGAACGCCGCGCAGCACCGGGCGGGCCGCGTCGTAGCCAAAGGTGACGCCTTCAAATCGCACCTCGCCCCGGGCGGGTTCCGGCAGGGGCCGGGCACCGGGGTGGTCCTGCACGGCCACCGGGGCGTCCAGCACCTCGAAGACCCGCCCCCCACTGGCCGCCGCGCGCTGCAGCAGGTCGCCAATATTCACCAGATCATCAATGGGGCCGTAAAAGTAGCGCCCGTAGCCCCGGTAGGCCAGCAGCCCGCCCAGCGTGAACTGCCCGGCCAGAATCAGCCACGCGCCGCCGCCCAGCATGATCACGTTGCCCAGGTTTCCCACAAAGCGGGCGCGGGGAAAAGCGCGGTTGCGCAGCCGCACGGCGCGCAGCTGTTCGGCGTACAGGGCGCGGCCCAGGGCCTCCACGCGGGCAGTCTCGGCGCCCTCACGCGCAAAGCCCTGCACCACCCGGATGCCGCTCAGGCGGTCGGTAATGAGGGCACTCAGGTCGCCCAGGCGGGCGCGGGCGGCGCGGTAGGCGGGCTGCACGGTGCGCCCGTAGCGCCAGAGCATCACCCCCACCACCAGCATGGGCAGGGTGGTCAGCACGCCCAGCAGCGGCTGCAGGGCAATGAAAATGGCCACCACCCCCAACAGGCGCAGGGCGTTGGCCAGCACCGCATCGGTGCCGCGCACCAGCACGTCCTGCAGGGCGTCCACGTCACCCGTCACGCGGGCAATCAGGTCGCCGGTGCGCTGCGACTCGAAATACGCCGCCGACTGCCCCTGCAACTTGCGGTACAGCGCCAGCCGCATGTCCAGCGTGAACTGCTGCCCCGCCCGTTCCAGCAGCAGCCCCCGCCACGCCGACAGCAGCTGCTGCACGCCAAAGACCGCCACCAGCAGCGCGAGGTGCCAGCCGATAAAGGTCCAGTCCCTGGCAGGCAGGCCCTGGTCCACCACGCGGATCCACACCAGCGGCGGGTACAGTTCGGCGGCCACGCTGCCAACCAGCAGCAGCAGGCCCGCGCCCACCGTGCGGCGGTAGGGCGTGAGCAGGCCGTACAGGCGGCGCAGAACGGAGGGCGAAGCCGGCATGGCCCGCAGGCTACGGGAAAGCGGCGCCCCGGACCGGGTGCCGGCCACCGATCAGTGCCCCCACGCACCGTTCCAGGTCGGCCCAGGTGTGTACGGCGCTCAGGGCAAAGCGGATGCGGGTGCTGCCCGGTGCCACGGTGGGCGGGCGGATAGCGACGGCGCCAAAGCCCTGGGCACGCAACCCGGCGGCGCGGCGCAGGGTCACGGCCTCATCACCCAGGACCACCGGGACCACCTGGGACTCGCTGCCCGCCGTGTCCAGCCCCTGGGCACTCAGGGCGCGGCGAAACCGCGCGGCGTGGTCGTGCAGGGTGCGGCGCTCACTGTCCATGTTGCGGGCCTGCAGCACGTTCAGCAGGCTCACGGCGATGTTCGCAGGCGGCAGCCCGGTCGTGAAGATGAAAGTGCGCGCGGCGTTCAGCAGGTAGCGAATCAGCACCTCGTCCCCGGCAATGTAGGCGCCCACGCTGCCGTAGGCCTTGCCCAGGGTGCCCATCATGACGTCAATTCCAGCGCCTACCCCCTGCGCGTGGGCCAGCCCCGCGCCCTGGGGGCCGTACACGCCGCCGGTGTGGGCCTCGTCCACCATCAGCCACGCGCCGTAGCGGCGTTTCAGGGCCACCAGTTCGGGCAGCGGGGCCAGGGTGCCGTCCATGCTGAACAGGGCGTCGGTGACGATCAGCTTGTGGGGCGCGGAGCTGGCCCGCAGCTGCGCCTCCAGGGCGGCCAGATCCCGCGTGGGGTAAATGTGCGTCTGGGCGCGGCTCAGACGCACGCCGTCAATGATAGAGGCGTGGTTCAGGGCGTCACTGAACACGGCGTCGCCCCGGCCCACCAGCGCGGGAATCACGCCCAGGTTGGCTGCCAGCCCGCTGCCGAACACCAGCGCAGCCTGGGTGCCCTTCAGGGCGGCCAGTTCGCGTTCCAGCAGGGCATACACGGGGTGGTTGCCATTGATGAGCCGCGCGGCCCCGGCGCCAAAACGGGTCAGGGCGTCCAGCACCACTTCAGTTTCTGCGGGCAGGAGGTGGCCGCGCAGGGCCGCCTGGGCCGTCTCGGGCGTCCAGACCCGGCGCGACAGGCCCAGGTAATCATTCGAGGCGAGGTCCAGCAGGCGGGCCCCATTTACCCGCACGTACCCGGGCTGGGGGTCCGGCATCCAGTCGTGCAGGGTGCGCTCGCGGTGCGCGGCCTGCAGGGCCAAGAGGCGCCCTTCCAGCACCGCCCAGCTCAAGAGGCGGCCCTTCCGGGCGGGCGGCCAAACCCGGTGGCGGCGGCCAGCAGGGCCTCGTGGCCCCGGCGCAGTTCCTCGTTCGTGACGATATACGGCGGCAGCAGGTACACCACGTTGCCCAGCGGGCGCAGCAGCAGCCCGCGCGCCGCAAAGAACTGCCGCAATTCCAGGCTGGTGTTGCCCCCGTAGTCGCCTGCCCCGTGAATCTCGGCGGCCAGGACGGTGCCGCACTGGCGCACCTGCTGAATATGAGGGTGCGCCATCAGTTCCGGCATGAACGCCGCGTGCGCCGCGCCGATCCGGGCCCAGTGCCCGGCTGTCTGTGGGCTCAGGGTCAGGTCCAGCGAGGCCAGCGCCGC
Coding sequences:
- a CDS encoding GNAT family N-acetyltransferase; this translates as MTHALHPTAHLPTLRAFRQSDAADVARLVTDSVRGHWTYTPELFREVTPPTRLVAEQHGQVIATARLAPFGAGVPDALRLDLAGDGDAFTALTLALLAEVPAGFARVLGVTREDFTEQMTFFQAAGFRNAWQSWGAHLDLTAFNPAAFEPLQERLFLAGYEPERLSPDAPEADWDALFALHELGLSDRPRNPTTTPDPLTRDTLRGTIRREEAAFVTRFRGEMVALTRLSLRGPEVDSEDTVTHPEHRGRGVATALKAYALAWAKGEGHTHAGTGGTVLNLPMLRVNTRLGYRTERMWITWEKVLG
- a CDS encoding aminotransferase class I/II-fold pyridoxal phosphate-dependent enzyme; this translates as MSWAVLEGRLLALQAAHRERTLHDWMPDPQPGYVRVNGARLLDLASNDYLGLSRRVWTPETAQAALRGHLLPAETEVVLDALTRFGAGAARLINGNHPVYALLERELAALKGTQAALVFGSGLAANLGVIPALVGRGDAVFSDALNHASIIDGVRLSRAQTHIYPTRDLAALEAQLRASSAPHKLIVTDALFSMDGTLAPLPELVALKRRYGAWLMVDEAHTGGVYGPQGAGLAHAQGVGAGIDVMMGTLGKAYGSVGAYIAGDEVLIRYLLNAARTFIFTTGLPPANIAVSLLNVLQARNMDSERRTLHDHAARFRRALSAQGLDTAGSESQVVPVVLGDEAVTLRRAAGLRAQGFGAVAIRPPTVAPGSTRIRFALSAVHTWADLERCVGALIGGRHPVRGAAFP
- a CDS encoding eCIS core domain-containing protein, producing MQRQLAELDAEATQPVLQRIQAKRGSGNPLPESIQRHLEQGLNHDLSRVRIHDDVEADTLARSVNALAFTTGSDIFFQSGKFNPNSQSGLELLAHEVTHTVQQSQGRVGPGVDPDAGLEAEARAMGARLAAPYRRVPVFTRLSTTASGSTSSALQRQAGPQLRQASANRNNVNPLANQPQTYTYFEMQPLNKGKPANLKFDHGFLQGKDGELDLSKMQKPTLGDYKNKLTWKAKAQAALVLRPDLIDAVSAYMHFLAGSGKSRDIGYERFFKNDPAGKRVYNSLVSDIGNAIIDKMLKTPNLKHKKKYTMSGSTPLLFVGAGDARYPYPATENWQKALGAHPLWADVYWSFTYNSKGKFEVGATIKIKVQDMYNFNPRSMDLATGTGDSVNGRFEITGSGRECINYGHAKRWITFSIDAAGIGSQQMNQSSPPRFTPPNPR
- the tkt gene encoding transketolase; amino-acid sequence: MSSDVSQLSVNTIRTLSIDAVQAANSGHPGAPLGAAPMAYVLWQDFLRFNPQHPEWAGRDRFVLSAGHASMLIYSLLHLTGYDMPLEDLKNFRQWGSKTPGHPEFFHTPGLDATTGPLGQGAAMTVGMAMAEAHLAARYNRGGFPIFNNHTYAVLGDGDLQEGVNHEAAALAGHLRLNKLIWLHDDNQIQLDTPTSKAESDDVAARYVSYGWNVLKVADGNDLDQIRAAIREAQTSDRPTLIQVRTVIGFGSPRAGTSKAHGEPLGAEGVATTKQALGWDYPAFTVPGEVAAHMNARECGAALEAEWNALMDGYRAAHPELGAEVDALLARDLPATLADALPSYEVGGKAVATRNASGEVINALAKVVPGLMGGSADLSGSTKTTIKDGGEMQADAMGGRNVLFGVREFGMAAAANGLSLYGGLRPMVGTFLVFADYLKPAFRLSAIQMQPVTYVLTHDSIGLGEDGPTHQPIDQIAMLRAVPGAHVIRPADANETAAAWQMALEYDKGPTAIALSRQDLPILPRNHAGVKKGAYVVRDAEGAAQVILIASGSEVSLALDAAEALSGEGIAARVVSMPCMEVFRAQERSYRDSVLTPGVKRVALEAASKAPWYEWVGLEGAVIGMDTFGASAPASVLFEKFGFSVQNVVKVVRGVL
- a CDS encoding ABC transporter ATP-binding protein; the encoded protein is MPASPSVLRRLYGLLTPYRRTVGAGLLLLVGSVAAELYPPLVWIRVVDQGLPARDWTFIGWHLALLVAVFGVQQLLSAWRGLLLERAGQQFTLDMRLALYRKLQGQSAAYFESQRTGDLIARVTGDVDALQDVLVRGTDAVLANALRLLGVVAIFIALQPLLGVLTTLPMLVVGVMLWRYGRTVQPAYRAARARLGDLSALITDRLSGIRVVQGFAREGAETARVEALGRALYAEQLRAVRLRNRAFPRARFVGNLGNVIMLGGGAWLILAGQFTLGGLLAYRGYGRYFYGPIDDLVNIGDLLQRAAASGGRVFEVLDAPVAVQDHPGARPLPEPARGEVRFEGVTFGYDAARPVLRGVHLTIPAGQRVALLGESGAGKSTLLGLLTRTHDPQAGRVTLDGVDLRDLTLSSLRTHAAVMAQDTFLFHDTVAANVRYARPGATDAEVHAALQAAHALAFVQALPNGLNTVVGERGVKLSGGQRQRLSIARTLLAQPTVLLLDEPTSAVDAQSEVQVVAALQALMRGRTALIVTHRLSLARTADRVVVLRGGQIVEDGPPEALRRQGGAYAALEQAMGEAVGHERPVS